In Dehalococcoidales bacterium, the genomic window TATTTCTTCATCCCGGACAAGGGTAGGCGACTCTCCGGTCGTACCCACCACCACCAAGCCTTCGCTTCCCGAGTCAAGCAGCGCCAGGGCCAGTCTCCTAGCTTGCTCATAGTCGACCTCCCCCTTCTGATTGAAGGGGGTTACCATTGCCGTCAGCAACCTACCCGGCTTTCTCATCTTCTACTCTCCATCGGATTCAGCCATTCCCTCTGGACCATTTCCTCAGCAATCTGAACGGCATTCAAGGCTGCTCCCTTGCGCAGATTATCGGCAACAACCCACATCACCAGACCATTGGAGTGAGATGCATCCCGGCGGATACGCCCGACAAATACCTCATCGGTACCAGCAGACGGCCAGGCTTGAGGATAAAGGCTGATGGAAGGATCGTCCAGCACCTTAACCCCTGGGGCCTGGGCAAGAATCCGCTCGGCATCATCGGGGAGCATCAGCTGAGAAAACTCCACACAGACTGCCTCACTATGACCGGTGAATACCGGGACCCGCACACAGGTAGCCGAAATAGCTATCTCATCAGCATGCATTATCTTCCTCGTCTCTTCCACCATCTTCCACTCTTCTTTGGTATAGCCGTTGTCCAGGAAAACGTCTATCTCAGGCAGGACATTAAAGGCTATCTGATGCGGGTAAACGTGGGGAATAACACTCTGCCCGTTCAAGACCTGCTTGACCTGTACTGTTAACTCTTCAATGGCAGCGGAACCGGTACCCGAGACCGACTGGTAGGTATCGACGATAATCCGCTTGATAGGATTAACCTTGTGTAATGGGTACAGGGCTACTACCATCTGAATGGTGGAGCAATTGGGATTAGCGATAATACCGTTATGCAGCTTGATATCCTCGGGATTAACCTCAGGTACCACCAGAGGAACCGTCGGCACCATTCTAAAAGCAGCGCTATTGTCGATCACTACCGCCCCTGATTTGGCCGCTATTGGCGAGAAGTAGCGGCTGATTTCAGCGCCGGCGGAAAATAGAGCAATATCTATTCCCTGGAAGGACTCGGCAGCAGTCTCCTGAACCTCGATTTCCTTACCGGCAAAGTATAATTTCTTACCTGCGGAGCGGTCGGAAGCAAAAAGCCCCATCGAGGCTACCGGGAAATCGCGCTGTTCCAGTACCTTGATGAACTCCTGTCCGACCAGCCCGGTGGCACCAACAATAGCTACCTTGTATTTTTTCTTCAACCCTTATCCTCCAAGCCAAGTAATGTATCCAGGCCATAGATCAACCCTTTGTGTCCGACCACTTTCTTCACAGCCAGTATAACACCAGGCATAAAACACTCTCTACTGATTGTATCATGTCGTATGCTCAATGTCTGCCCCGGTCCGCCCAGGATTACTTCCTGGTGGGCCAGCAGCCCGGGCAGCCGCACGCTGTGAATAGCAACACCATCCACCTGCTCCCCACGGCTGGCGTAAGTCCGCTTCTGTTCCGCGGAGAGAAACGGCTTACCCTTTGCCGCTACCATCGCCCGGGCCGTGGACAGGGCAGTTCCCGAAGGCGCATCCACCTTCAGGTGATGATGCAGTTCGATAATCTCGGCATAGTCTAAATACCTGGCGGCTATCCTGGCCAGGTGCATCATCAGTACCGCTCCCAGAGCGAAGTTAGGTGCTACCACCGCCCCTACCCGGTGGGTCTGTGACAGCCGGCCAATCTCATTAACCTCAGCCTCGGTCAGACCTGTGGTCCCTATTACCAGGTTGACGCCTTTGGCAGCAGCTATACGCACCGCCGGCATAGTGGCCCGAGCAACTGTAAAATCTACCAGTACGTCAGGCTTGCAGCTGTTAATGATATACTCAAGGTCAGAGGAAAGCGGAACGTTACCATCGCCGTCAGGCAAGGGCAGGCTGTCTTCCTTAGTCTGTAGTTCCACAGCACCGACAACCTGCATCCCGTCCTCACGGCAGACGGCGCTGATTACTTCTCG contains:
- a CDS encoding aspartate-semialdehyde dehydrogenase, translating into MKKKYKVAIVGATGLVGQEFIKVLEQRDFPVASMGLFASDRSAGKKLYFAGKEIEVQETAAESFQGIDIALFSAGAEISRYFSPIAAKSGAVVIDNSAAFRMVPTVPLVVPEVNPEDIKLHNGIIANPNCSTIQMVVALYPLHKVNPIKRIIVDTYQSVSGTGSAAIEELTVQVKQVLNGQSVIPHVYPHQIAFNVLPEIDVFLDNGYTKEEWKMVEETRKIMHADEIAISATCVRVPVFTGHSEAVCVEFSQLMLPDDAERILAQAPGVKVLDDPSISLYPQAWPSAGTDEVFVGRIRRDASHSNGLVMWVVADNLRKGAALNAVQIAEEMVQREWLNPMESRR
- the dapB gene encoding 4-hydroxy-tetrahydrodipicolinate reductase is translated as MRPVRVAVHGALGKMGREVISAVCREDGMQVVGAVELQTKEDSLPLPDGDGNVPLSSDLEYIINSCKPDVLVDFTVARATMPAVRIAAAKGVNLVIGTTGLTEAEVNEIGRLSQTHRVGAVVAPNFALGAVLMMHLARIAARYLDYAEIIELHHHLKVDAPSGTALSTARAMVAAKGKPFLSAEQKRTYASRGEQVDGVAIHSVRLPGLLAHQEVILGGPGQTLSIRHDTISRECFMPGVILAVKKVVGHKGLIYGLDTLLGLEDKG